A genomic window from Levilactobacillus yonginensis includes:
- a CDS encoding helix-turn-helix domain-containing protein has translation MPEINDSKLGDYIKNILDKNKWSIRKGALQIGVSAAYLSKLINHKADSNPKPATLRKLASGLHVSPEELFELAGIKLSDTSDSDKPEYVDLKEQINDKKKIMTFEGRIIPDEDLEYMERLLRGGKKD, from the coding sequence ATGCCTGAAATAAACGATTCTAAGCTTGGAGACTACATTAAAAATATTTTAGACAAGAACAAGTGGTCAATACGTAAAGGTGCGCTTCAAATCGGCGTGTCTGCTGCCTACTTATCCAAACTAATCAACCATAAAGCTGACTCAAATCCTAAGCCAGCTACTCTGCGGAAACTTGCGAGCGGATTGCATGTTAGTCCAGAAGAATTATTTGAGCTCGCAGGTATTAAACTAAGTGATACAAGCGATTCAGACAAGCCCGAATACGTTGACCTTAAGGAACAAATCAACGATAAAAAGAAAATTATGACATTTGAAGGTCGAATAATACCTGATGAAGACTTAGAGTATATGGAGCGTTTGC
- a CDS encoding helix-turn-helix transcriptional regulator has translation MITKSRLKVRSSRALKHQIAMAGLTTKELAESVDITASYASTIINGKANPAPTTALKIAVKLSERLNKNMGVNDIFFDVTVKKNTTLNSIETEEVS, from the coding sequence ATGATTACTAAATCAAGACTGAAAGTGAGAAGTTCAAGAGCGCTGAAACATCAAATTGCAATGGCTGGGCTAACAACAAAGGAATTGGCGGAGTCCGTTGATATAACGGCATCTTATGCATCTACCATTATTAATGGCAAGGCTAATCCGGCGCCCACCACGGCATTAAAGATTGCTGTTAAGTTGTCAGAACGGTTAAATAAAAATATGGGTGTTAATGATATTTTTTTTGATGTAACCGTTAAGAAAAATACAACACTTAATTCCATTGAGACTGAGGAGGTGAGCTGA
- a CDS encoding YjzC family protein: protein MAKLFEPGIDNVKSGRYIEVGPRGGKVSNPHHATMKNNTSTLPPTSQGTHNKWKKVN, encoded by the coding sequence ATGGCCAAGCTATTTGAACCGGGTATTGATAATGTCAAATCCGGTCGATACATTGAAGTGGGACCACGAGGCGGTAAAGTATCTAATCCTCATCACGCAACGATGAAGAACAATACTTCAACATTACCGCCAACTAGTCAGGGAACTCACAACAAGTGGAAAAAGGTTAATTAG
- a CDS encoding transcriptional regulator, translated as MKNKFAEQLSLDLVGFMRKDVAEGAHISKSQLTRMSNGERSGDKSMRVAIAHRLHSILLALSGARTDYGLLSFLKDTTKHNDVISAMFRQRKEENDRRAIEEEFDEAMSTEKKFRSPQQVLLIDKYFDEYAEEIMSENTDIVMKADYAGINLQNVFNKANTRVGG; from the coding sequence ATGAAAAATAAATTTGCAGAGCAGCTAAGTCTGGATCTCGTTGGTTTTATGCGGAAAGATGTCGCTGAAGGAGCACATATTTCTAAGTCACAGCTTACCCGGATGTCCAATGGTGAACGGTCCGGTGACAAGAGTATGAGAGTTGCAATTGCGCACAGGCTGCACAGCATTCTCTTAGCCCTGTCGGGTGCCAGAACGGATTATGGGCTGCTGTCTTTCTTGAAAGACACGACGAAGCACAACGATGTTATCTCAGCGATGTTTCGGCAGCGCAAGGAGGAGAACGATCGGCGAGCAATTGAAGAGGAATTCGATGAGGCAATGAGTACTGAAAAGAAGTTTAGATCTCCACAGCAAGTGCTACTCATCGACAAATACTTTGATGAATATGCCGAAGAAATCATGTCGGAAAATACCGATATTGTGATGAAGGCAGATTATGCAGGCATCAATTTACAGAATGTCTTCAATAAAGCTAACACAAGGGTAGGAGGCTAG
- a CDS encoding siphovirus Gp157 family protein — MNLYQLEDNLYQVVRLAESADPEDQQAFDDTILSLKDGIADKAIGYGKVIKQLTSDEKQLAEKMKADADRKASLASNIRRLKDDLQQGLEAAGLDHVKDVDLAIWIQNNPASVNLTDEEKVPGDFIKTTTSLDKKGILAALKDGEDVPGAELTQGRSIRIR, encoded by the coding sequence ATGAATCTTTATCAATTGGAAGACAATCTATACCAAGTCGTTCGATTAGCCGAAAGTGCCGATCCGGAAGATCAACAGGCGTTTGATGACACGATTCTCAGTCTGAAAGATGGCATTGCAGATAAGGCAATCGGCTATGGCAAGGTAATCAAGCAGCTAACGTCCGATGAAAAGCAACTTGCCGAGAAAATGAAGGCCGATGCTGACCGAAAGGCTTCACTCGCTAGCAACATTAGACGATTAAAGGACGACTTACAGCAAGGACTAGAGGCGGCCGGTTTAGACCACGTTAAAGACGTTGACCTAGCAATTTGGATTCAGAATAACCCGGCCAGTGTCAATTTAACGGACGAGGAGAAAGTACCTGGTGACTTTATCAAAACGACAACTAGTCTCGATAAGAAGGGTATTCTCGCCGCCCTTAAAGACGGTGAAGACGTTCCAGGAGCTGAATTAACGCAAGGCCGATCCATTCGGATTCGATAG
- a CDS encoding ERF family protein, whose translation MVETKELNLIQKLNEASKHIGPIGKDGNNSFQNYRFQSETAIKYAVESAIREAGIRIIPQYEVINQYDKASKRGGENHFVDVMGTFTITDGENTVVGTMPGSGQDSGEKAMAKACTSAQKYFYKQLFNITDKDEDPDADDSNPNGGYTQGTQKRQHPNPTPASKKQKDTLGKLFQAISDKAKTDLNVVATAILNKAEATSMDQLTHESANELVILATNKLTKLSEEGNKTA comes from the coding sequence ATGGTCGAGACAAAAGAACTCAATTTGATTCAGAAATTGAATGAAGCTTCAAAACATATCGGTCCAATCGGAAAGGACGGAAACAACTCCTTCCAAAATTATCGTTTCCAAAGCGAAACAGCAATTAAGTACGCTGTCGAGTCCGCAATTCGTGAAGCTGGTATTCGAATTATTCCTCAGTATGAAGTCATCAATCAGTACGATAAGGCTTCAAAGCGAGGCGGCGAGAATCATTTCGTCGATGTGATGGGTACCTTTACCATTACGGATGGAGAAAATACGGTTGTTGGAACCATGCCCGGTAGTGGTCAAGATTCTGGTGAGAAGGCAATGGCTAAGGCTTGCACGAGTGCGCAGAAGTACTTCTACAAACAACTATTCAATATTACCGACAAGGATGAAGATCCGGACGCCGATGATAGTAATCCCAATGGCGGGTATACCCAGGGAACTCAAAAACGCCAACATCCTAATCCTACGCCAGCATCTAAGAAACAAAAGGACACGCTGGGGAAACTATTTCAAGCAATCTCAGACAAGGCTAAGACCGATTTAAATGTCGTTGCGACCGCCATTCTCAATAAGGCAGAGGCAACGAGTATGGATCAGCTAACACACGAAAGCGCAAATGAACTGGTTATTTTAGCAACAAACAAGCTAACTAAGTTATCTGAAGAAGGGAATAAAACAGCATGA
- a CDS encoding single-stranded DNA-binding protein: protein MRTITISGNVGKDPEVRSTQNGMQVANFSVAVRQNRQSEDGQYGTDWFRCTVWGNRANVIQRFYHKGSHVIVSGDLEITEYNGQTQLGVNVNDFDLPDRQSESQQHNTQQTVPASDSIDVTDDDLPF from the coding sequence ATGAGAACAATCACAATATCCGGAAACGTAGGTAAGGATCCAGAAGTACGATCAACACAAAACGGTATGCAGGTTGCTAATTTCAGTGTTGCGGTTCGTCAGAACCGGCAGAGTGAAGATGGCCAGTATGGGACCGACTGGTTCCGATGCACCGTCTGGGGGAACCGTGCGAACGTCATTCAACGTTTCTACCATAAGGGAAGCCATGTTATTGTATCGGGCGACCTAGAAATCACTGAGTACAATGGTCAGACCCAGCTAGGGGTTAATGTTAATGATTTTGACTTGCCTGATCGTCAGAGTGAATCACAACAACATAATACCCAGCAGACCGTACCGGCTAGCGATTCAATCGACGTTACAGACGACGATTTACCGTTCTAG
- a CDS encoding Lin1244/Lin1753 domain-containing protein codes for MNNYFSHDSNARNSSKMLQVRMKVGAIGYAIYFMLLERLRDEDDYTSVKDYNAIAFDLRVDASQIKAVVEDFGLFAFTDDGKYFYSEGFNKRMALKDAKSRRRSEAGKKGAKSRWDGNSKANPSTGEEESKPKPSQKNSNAMAMPSDSDGKESKVKESKVKDKKTIRPNSDKPKYGPDDQPYQIAQHLLKAIRDNDPDFSPKGDERKLQTWANDIRLAHTQDGHAYDKLDGMVDWCQHDDFWKSNILSGAKLRKQFDQMKMQAASRGRGGSKPTRAKETLPDWAQKTPDKPADKTKGLSPDKQAELDARIKKFKAKRAPEEAQA; via the coding sequence TTGAATAATTACTTCTCTCATGATAGCAATGCTAGAAATTCAAGTAAGATGCTGCAGGTTCGGATGAAAGTCGGTGCAATCGGGTACGCCATTTACTTTATGCTTCTTGAACGTCTCCGCGATGAAGACGATTACACGAGTGTCAAAGATTATAATGCTATAGCCTTTGACCTTCGTGTTGATGCTTCGCAGATAAAAGCGGTTGTTGAAGATTTCGGGTTATTTGCCTTTACCGATGATGGTAAGTACTTCTACTCCGAAGGATTTAACAAAAGAATGGCGTTAAAGGATGCTAAAAGTAGGCGGCGGTCAGAAGCTGGTAAAAAGGGTGCCAAGTCCCGTTGGGATGGCAATTCTAAAGCTAATCCATCTACTGGCGAAGAAGAATCTAAGCCAAAGCCATCTCAGAAAAATAGCAATGCTATGGCAATGCCATCTGATTCGGATGGCAAGGAAAGTAAAGTAAAGGAAAGCAAAGTAAAGGATAAAAAAACAATACGTCCGAACTCGGACAAGCCGAAGTACGGACCTGATGATCAGCCGTATCAAATCGCCCAGCACTTGCTTAAGGCCATTCGGGATAATGACCCTGACTTCTCGCCTAAGGGTGACGAACGCAAGCTACAGACCTGGGCTAATGATATTCGTTTGGCTCACACCCAAGATGGCCACGCATACGACAAGCTTGATGGCATGGTTGACTGGTGCCAGCACGATGATTTCTGGAAGTCGAATATCTTATCAGGAGCCAAGCTCCGTAAACAATTCGACCAAATGAAAATGCAGGCGGCGTCACGCGGACGAGGTGGATCTAAGCCTACAAGGGCCAAGGAGACACTGCCAGACTGGGCGCAGAAGACGCCTGATAAGCCCGCGGACAAGACAAAGGGGCTAAGTCCTGACAAGCAGGCGGAGTTGGATGCACGCATCAAGAAATTTAAAGCGAAGAGAGCGCCTGAGGAGGCACAAGCATGA
- a CDS encoding phage antirepressor KilAC domain-containing protein → MNEITPFDFEGKQVRTVVMDNEPYFVGKDVALAIGYLNTSKAIKDHVKAKYQREERIVTPSGIQLMTVISEPGVYQLAGQSHLPSAEPFQDWIYEQVLPSIRREGAYVTPKTAYDWMLNPDNMIKFLEKYKRSQAEVQRLHDENQIMAPKARFADAVGGSTDTILIRELAKLLKQNGVLIGQNRLFVWLREHGYLIRSGRDRNRPTQRSADLGLFRVRELVIEHSDGHTTIKGTTLVTGKGQRYFINKFLRIKQEA, encoded by the coding sequence ATGAACGAAATTACACCCTTTGACTTTGAGGGGAAACAAGTACGTACGGTAGTTATGGACAATGAACCGTATTTTGTTGGGAAAGACGTTGCACTGGCAATCGGATATCTAAACACGAGCAAAGCCATTAAAGATCATGTAAAGGCTAAGTATCAGAGGGAGGAACGAATCGTTACCCCCTCTGGAATCCAGCTGATGACGGTTATTTCTGAGCCAGGTGTCTATCAGCTAGCCGGTCAAAGCCACTTGCCAAGTGCTGAGCCTTTTCAAGATTGGATTTACGAGCAAGTGCTCCCATCCATTCGCCGAGAGGGTGCCTATGTGACTCCGAAAACGGCCTATGACTGGATGTTGAATCCGGATAACATGATCAAGTTTCTGGAGAAGTACAAGCGATCCCAAGCTGAGGTTCAACGCCTACACGACGAGAACCAGATTATGGCACCTAAGGCACGGTTTGCAGACGCTGTCGGAGGATCAACCGATACGATTCTAATTCGTGAACTAGCCAAGTTATTGAAACAAAACGGCGTGCTTATTGGTCAGAATCGCCTGTTCGTTTGGCTTCGTGAACACGGATATTTAATCCGTAGTGGGCGCGACCGTAATCGTCCGACACAACGGTCCGCGGATTTGGGACTATTTCGGGTAAGAGAACTGGTCATTGAGCACTCAGACGGTCACACGACCATCAAAGGAACCACGCTTGTGACTGGCAAAGGGCAGCGGTACTTCATCAATAAGTTCTTGAGAATCAAGCAGGAGGCGTAG
- a CDS encoding YopX family protein — MREIKFRAWNCVRKCYIYNVEHEYDDDLCCFSDALDDSGLIAEQYTGVNDTNGREIYEGDIIRFQLFATAQGIVGDIRYNSRYGYCVFFYNGVKTMWRQEYWTDYKALQVVGNIHEDPELLEGDNDD; from the coding sequence ATGCGAGAGATTAAATTCAGAGCGTGGAATTGCGTGAGAAAGTGTTATATCTACAACGTAGAGCACGAATACGACGATGACCTATGCTGCTTCTCTGATGCTTTAGATGATTCGGGATTGATTGCTGAGCAGTACACCGGGGTAAATGATACCAATGGCCGAGAGATCTACGAGGGCGACATCATACGTTTTCAGCTGTTTGCGACCGCTCAGGGAATCGTAGGCGACATCCGATACAACTCACGTTATGGATACTGCGTGTTTTTCTACAACGGCGTAAAGACGATGTGGCGGCAAGAATACTGGACCGATTACAAAGCGCTGCAAGTTGTTGGGAACATCCACGAGGACCCAGAACTGTTGGAGGGGGACAACGATGACTAA
- a CDS encoding LexA family transcriptional regulator yields MTNPNLIAVLAAVDRLIREHGYSPSVREIGELAGYTSSSMIYDRITALYEADCITYMPMQTRTIRVTSKGKRVLKEAEIHAN; encoded by the coding sequence ATGACTAATCCTAATTTAATTGCGGTACTTGCCGCCGTTGATCGCCTAATTCGAGAACACGGATATTCCCCGTCTGTTCGCGAGATTGGAGAGCTGGCAGGGTACACAAGTAGCTCGATGATTTATGACCGGATTACGGCGCTGTACGAAGCAGACTGCATTACTTATATGCCGATGCAAACGCGAACCATTCGGGTGACCAGCAAGGGTAAACGGGTACTGAAGGAGGCGGAAATACATGCCAATTAA
- a CDS encoding RusA family crossover junction endodeoxyribonuclease codes for MPINTGGISFNESMASTKKGIKEMLLPKGLRARPLDRIPPITIVVHGDPVPAGRPRFTRTGHAYDPKKSHVYKRMVTQEAKLQYKGPMLEHKALRVEIKVYRPIQTSISKLKHKRRAEGLERPIVKPDTSNYVKLIEDALTGVIWEDDNLIADLVASKYYSDEPRIEVTVTEAGV; via the coding sequence ATGCCAATTAATACCGGGGGAATTTCATTTAATGAATCGATGGCCAGCACTAAAAAAGGCATAAAGGAAATGCTACTGCCAAAGGGCTTACGGGCCCGACCGTTGGATCGTATTCCTCCTATTACAATCGTTGTTCATGGTGATCCAGTACCTGCAGGACGCCCACGTTTTACACGAACTGGTCACGCCTACGACCCAAAAAAGAGTCACGTCTACAAGAGAATGGTGACTCAGGAGGCCAAGCTACAGTACAAAGGGCCGATGCTCGAGCATAAAGCGCTTCGCGTTGAAATCAAGGTTTACCGACCGATTCAGACCAGTATAAGTAAGCTCAAGCATAAGCGTCGAGCTGAAGGACTAGAGCGGCCAATCGTTAAGCCGGACACCTCAAATTACGTCAAGTTGATTGAAGACGCGCTCACAGGCGTTATCTGGGAAGATGACAACCTGATTGCTGATTTGGTGGCCAGTAAGTACTATTCGGACGAACCGAGAATCGAAGTTACAGTCACGGAGGCGGGAGTATGA
- a CDS encoding DUF3310 domain-containing protein, which yields MTEIRPDYYRGSDGKDLFDRFEAGLLSPEETIGFYKANAIKYLTREADKNGEEDLDKALTYIGRLKQFKYPKNVDTTTDETRGNYKFDNDRYRKHQELVAQAWLDGYQVEAQHDTRTD from the coding sequence ATGACAGAAATTAGACCAGACTATTACCGCGGTAGTGATGGCAAAGATTTGTTTGACAGATTTGAGGCTGGACTTTTGTCCCCTGAGGAAACTATCGGCTTTTACAAGGCCAATGCCATCAAGTATCTAACTCGCGAAGCGGATAAAAATGGCGAAGAGGACTTAGATAAGGCCTTGACTTACATTGGTCGGCTAAAACAGTTTAAGTATCCGAAGAATGTTGATACAACTACCGATGAGACGCGCGGAAATTATAAGTTTGATAATGATCGTTACCGAAAACATCAGGAATTAGTTGCTCAGGCATGGCTGGACGGGTATCAAGTGGAGGCACAGCATGACACACGAACAGATTGA
- a CDS encoding ArpU family phage packaging/lysis transcriptional regulator, with amino-acid sequence MAELDFDNVNMGSLFPEVDVGATLQNVTHFLSVVLPKMVRISGQSMSDLKSPGYDGMPKSQPSGNATDSRIVRRLYAEEVVKRTIQAIKHCDKDCQNILDELYLQELSDTMCFMDLGFSESSYFHVWKPKALLQFADCYMLDDLHIFKKSSFDAV; translated from the coding sequence TTGGCTGAATTGGATTTTGACAATGTGAATATGGGAAGTCTCTTCCCAGAGGTAGATGTTGGAGCAACTTTGCAAAACGTGACACACTTTTTATCTGTAGTATTGCCTAAGATGGTCCGTATCAGTGGACAGTCAATGAGCGACTTAAAATCACCTGGCTATGATGGAATGCCAAAATCTCAGCCATCAGGTAATGCGACAGATTCAAGAATTGTGCGGCGGTTATATGCCGAAGAAGTCGTTAAACGGACAATCCAAGCAATTAAACACTGTGATAAAGATTGCCAGAATATCCTAGATGAACTATATCTACAAGAACTATCAGATACCATGTGCTTTATGGACTTAGGATTTTCTGAGTCCAGCTATTTCCACGTTTGGAAGCCCAAAGCACTATTGCAGTTTGCCGATTGCTACATGCTGGATGATCTCCATATTTTTAAAAAAAGCAGTTTTGATGCAGTTTGA
- a CDS encoding type II toxin-antitoxin system HicA family toxin, with the protein MPMKPRQMVKLLKEHGFIEKSQNGSSHLKLYNTQSNITVMVPIHAKELGKGLKRAILREANIEKP; encoded by the coding sequence ATGCCGATGAAGCCACGACAGATGGTTAAACTGTTGAAAGAACATGGCTTTATCGAGAAATCGCAGAATGGATCATCACATTTAAAACTCTACAACACCCAAAGCAATATTACTGTCATGGTACCGATTCATGCTAAGGAACTCGGAAAAGGGTTGAAGCGCGCGATTTTGAGAGAAGCAAATATAGAGAAACCATAG
- a CDS encoding type II toxin-antitoxin system HicB family antitoxin → MKKDMVIYPAIFSEDGDYIFVRVPDLKGGFTQGNNTLDAVAMTEDLIGNLLEDQSDYPKPSNPEDIKLEDGESLVYISVDLAEFRIKYSRTVRKNVTIPEYLNVIAKERKINVSQVLTEALRTKLEV, encoded by the coding sequence ATGAAGAAGGATATGGTAATTTACCCTGCTATTTTTAGCGAAGATGGGGACTATATTTTTGTTCGAGTCCCTGACCTAAAAGGCGGGTTTACGCAAGGAAACAATACCTTGGACGCCGTTGCTATGACTGAAGATTTGATTGGTAACTTATTAGAAGACCAATCGGACTATCCTAAACCATCAAATCCGGAAGATATTAAACTAGAAGATGGAGAATCTTTGGTTTATATCTCAGTTGACTTAGCAGAATTTCGTATTAAGTATTCGCGAACCGTTCGCAAAAATGTGACTATTCCAGAGTATTTAAATGTAATTGCTAAGGAACGAAAAATTAATGTTTCCCAGGTATTAACTGAAGCGTTAAGAACAAAATTGGAAGTATAG
- a CDS encoding MW1434 family type I TA system toxin, with protein MDFGEAINLIKQKEKLRRSDWDREKYVRRFDPVDNDGMAKEGTQLVMNAGNDDWLLEPYNPTTRDMFADDWEVFK; from the coding sequence ATGGATTTTGGTGAAGCAATTAACCTGATAAAACAGAAGGAGAAACTTCGACGTTCTGACTGGGATCGTGAAAAATATGTACGTAGGTTTGATCCAGTTGACAATGACGGAATGGCCAAAGAAGGAACACAACTGGTCATGAATGCAGGCAATGATGATTGGCTACTTGAACCCTATAATCCAACCACTAGAGATATGTTTGCTGATGATTGGGAGGTATTTAAATGA
- a CDS encoding helix-turn-helix domain-containing protein, whose translation MGKGKYQDWLTHEGLTKLEGWARDGLTDEQIANNIGIGTTTLYNWKKRYVEIVEALKKGKEVVDREVEGSLLRRAKGYTTVDHQYKVVDVDPDVLHARRRKVANTYKLDHPEATKQEVDDYAAEKVPTRESIELFQNQHEVPPDTTAAIFWLKNRKPDEWRDRKETELSGGVGVQVSDPYKNLSEEQLAKLADDDDG comes from the coding sequence ATGGGTAAAGGCAAGTATCAAGATTGGTTGACCCATGAGGGCTTGACCAAACTAGAAGGGTGGGCCCGAGATGGCCTAACCGATGAACAAATTGCTAATAATATTGGCATTGGTACAACGACTCTTTACAATTGGAAAAAGCGTTATGTGGAGATTGTGGAGGCCCTAAAAAAGGGAAAAGAAGTCGTTGATCGTGAAGTCGAAGGTTCACTTTTGCGGCGTGCCAAGGGATATACGACAGTTGACCATCAGTACAAAGTAGTTGATGTTGATCCGGATGTGCTGCATGCGCGCCGTCGTAAGGTGGCCAATACTTACAAGTTAGACCATCCGGAAGCAACCAAGCAAGAGGTTGATGACTATGCTGCCGAGAAAGTCCCAACGCGGGAAAGCATCGAGTTGTTTCAGAATCAGCATGAGGTGCCACCAGACACTACAGCAGCTATCTTCTGGTTAAAGAATCGTAAGCCAGATGAATGGCGTGACCGTAAGGAAACAGAATTGTCCGGTGGTGTCGGTGTTCAAGTCAGTGACCCGTATAAGAATCTTTCAGAAGAGCAGCTAGCCAAGCTGGCTGATGATGACGATGGATAA
- the terL gene encoding phage terminase large subunit: MDKNLIRQGARVELARRYFFSYARLMAPDFYKRSRGYLVELCDALQDFVVSDDDVLVINEPPRHGKSRTAGLFVQWLLGKDPSIKVMTGSYNETLSTTFSKGVRNSIQEVKADPNIPVFADVFPGVSIKQGDGAMNLWSLKGGYNNYLATSPTGTATGFGADVMIIDDLIKNAQEAFNEVKLDEQWSWFVNTMLSRLESGGKIIIIMTRWSSQDLAGRAVTELPGLGYKVKHISMKALQDDGTMLCEDILSRAQYERTFKTQSPEIAAANYQQKPIDQEGRLYKHFKTYDEIPRDEQGNPLFRGIFSYTDTADEGSDWLAHYVYGVYNDEAYILDVVFSQDPMETTEPAVARSLFENKVNAATIESNNGGRGFARQVERRLREEYHSNVTKVQWFHNGQNKIARILSNSTWVMEHIYFPGNWRNRWPDLFDFLTRYQREGKNEHDDAPDALTGVAESVQNKVNISKRPSRRKQAKTLRRMGLV; encoded by the coding sequence ATGGATAAGAACTTAATTCGTCAAGGCGCACGGGTTGAACTGGCTCGGCGCTATTTCTTTTCCTATGCTCGGTTAATGGCCCCAGACTTCTACAAGCGAAGCCGAGGTTACTTAGTTGAATTGTGTGACGCCTTGCAGGACTTCGTGGTGTCTGACGATGATGTGTTGGTCATCAACGAGCCGCCGCGTCACGGTAAATCACGAACGGCGGGGCTGTTTGTCCAATGGCTTCTAGGCAAGGACCCGTCGATAAAGGTCATGACCGGTTCATACAACGAAACGCTGTCGACCACGTTTTCTAAGGGAGTTCGTAATTCCATTCAGGAGGTCAAGGCTGACCCAAACATTCCGGTGTTTGCAGACGTCTTTCCTGGCGTAAGTATCAAGCAAGGTGACGGGGCCATGAACCTGTGGTCACTTAAAGGTGGATACAACAACTACCTGGCCACTTCACCGACTGGTACTGCGACTGGGTTCGGGGCCGACGTCATGATTATTGACGACCTGATCAAGAACGCCCAGGAAGCCTTTAACGAGGTCAAGTTGGACGAGCAATGGTCGTGGTTCGTAAATACCATGCTGTCACGACTAGAATCCGGCGGGAAAATCATTATCATTATGACACGGTGGTCATCTCAAGACCTTGCAGGGCGTGCTGTGACCGAGTTGCCCGGATTAGGGTATAAGGTCAAGCACATCAGTATGAAAGCTCTCCAGGACGACGGAACCATGCTTTGCGAGGATATTCTGTCCCGTGCTCAGTATGAGCGGACATTTAAGACTCAATCGCCCGAGATTGCGGCGGCCAACTATCAGCAAAAACCAATTGATCAAGAAGGTCGGTTGTACAAGCACTTCAAAACTTATGACGAAATCCCACGAGATGAGCAGGGTAATCCGCTCTTTCGGGGGATTTTTTCATACACCGATACTGCCGACGAAGGCTCTGACTGGTTAGCCCATTACGTCTATGGGGTATATAACGATGAGGCCTACATCTTAGACGTAGTCTTCTCACAAGACCCAATGGAGACGACGGAACCAGCTGTGGCCCGATCGCTATTCGAGAATAAGGTCAATGCGGCCACAATCGAATCTAACAATGGTGGGCGTGGGTTTGCTCGGCAGGTTGAACGGCGATTGCGTGAGGAGTATCACAGCAACGTCACTAAGGTTCAATGGTTCCATAACGGGCAGAACAAGATTGCTCGGATTCTGTCGAACTCGACTTGGGTCATGGAACACATCTACTTCCCAGGAAATTGGCGTAATCGTTGGCCAGACTTGTTTGATTTTCTGACGCGATACCAGCGTGAGGGGAAGAATGAGCATGATGACGCCCCTGATGCTCTCACTGGTGTGGCTGAATCGGTTCAAAACAAGGTAAACATCAGCAAGCGTCCTAGCCGTCGCAAGCAAGCCAAAACATTAAGAAGGATGGGATTAGTATGA